One window of Methanothermobacter thermautotrophicus genomic DNA carries:
- a CDS encoding flavodoxin, translated as MKTCVIYYSRTGNTAMVARTLAEELDADLIEIRDLEDRKGFMSSFRSSIDAIRESKTPIKPEKVDLSGYDLIYVGTPTWAGKPAPAIITLIDRADFLGKDVILFTTMSRQGGEGAIDRMSEKIGARGGRIINFFIQKTAGKELIQVREDTLRIINEKDLKIYEAR; from the coding sequence ATGAAGACATGTGTAATTTATTATTCGCGTACCGGGAACACTGCGATGGTTGCAAGGACCCTTGCAGAGGAACTGGATGCTGATCTTATTGAGATCAGGGACCTTGAGGATAGAAAGGGGTTCATGAGCAGTTTCAGATCATCCATAGACGCCATCAGAGAGTCCAAAACGCCCATAAAGCCAGAAAAGGTTGATCTGTCCGGTTATGACCTCATATACGTCGGGACACCTACCTGGGCAGGTAAACCCGCGCCGGCGATAATAACCCTGATAGACCGGGCGGATTTCCTCGGGAAGGACGTGATACTATTCACCACCATGAGCCGGCAGGGCGGTGAGGGTGCAATAGATCGGATGTCAGAGAAGATAGGGGCGCGTGGAGGAAGGATCATAAATTTCTTCATCCAGAAAACAGCAGGTAAAGAGCTCATCCAGGTGAGGGAGGATACCCTCAGGATAATCAATGAGAAGGACCTGAAGATATACGAAGCCAGGTGA
- a CDS encoding protein translocase subunit SecF, whose protein sequence is MTLIDRILKSYKLLIAIPAAITLIALLLVTFNGLNESVDLKGGTLAELTLHKSVTQAELESLLREKLGTGDVKVLSIRGERATVQFGADLDVVKVSEALRGTATINSYKSVGPVLSRQAMNQIYWAIGFAFLFMSVTVFIIFRAPVPSLAVILAAASDIIIAVGGMSILGIPLSLASVGAILMLIGYSVDTDILLTTRVLKRRKGSINERALGAMKTGVTMSISAIASMAALYLVTVFLMPEARVLSDIASVLIIGLLADILTTWLMNLGILRWYLEVKS, encoded by the coding sequence ATAACCTTGATTGACCGCATTTTAAAGTCATACAAGCTTCTCATAGCAATACCCGCAGCCATAACTTTAATCGCGCTGCTTCTGGTTACCTTCAATGGACTCAACGAGAGTGTGGACCTTAAGGGGGGAACTCTTGCAGAGCTGACCCTCCATAAGAGTGTTACCCAGGCTGAACTGGAATCGCTACTCAGGGAAAAACTGGGCACAGGAGACGTTAAGGTCCTCTCCATAAGGGGTGAAAGGGCGACGGTACAGTTCGGTGCAGACCTGGATGTTGTGAAGGTGAGTGAAGCCCTCAGGGGCACAGCAACCATCAACAGTTACAAGTCAGTGGGCCCTGTGCTGAGCAGACAGGCCATGAACCAGATCTACTGGGCCATTGGCTTCGCATTCCTATTCATGTCGGTGACTGTTTTCATAATCTTCAGGGCCCCTGTCCCCTCACTGGCTGTTATACTTGCAGCGGCATCTGATATCATAATAGCCGTGGGTGGGATGTCAATCCTGGGCATACCCCTCTCACTGGCATCTGTTGGTGCCATACTTATGCTCATAGGTTACAGTGTGGACACAGACATCCTACTCACCACAAGGGTCCTTAAACGCCGGAAGGGTAGCATCAATGAGAGGGCCCTCGGGGCCATGAAGACAGGTGTTACAATGTCCATATCTGCAATCGCTTCAATGGCGGCACTCTACCTCGTGACGGTATTCCTGATGCCGGAGGCCAGGGTGCTGAGTGACATAGCCTCTGTTCTGATAATAGGGCTACTGGCGGATATCCTGACCACGTGGCTCATGAATCTTGGAATTCTGAGGTGGTACCTGGAGGTTAAATCATGA
- the argC gene encoding N-acetyl-gamma-glutamyl-phosphate reductase, producing the protein MISVGIIGASGYTGGELLRLLENHRKVEVVSATSRQYSGVPVSRVHPHLQDTDLNFEDAGPGEIDADLVFTATPHGASMKIVPQLMERGIRVVDLSGDYRFDDTETYEEWYGIKHESPLEAVYGLPEIHREEISSADLVANPGCFPTGAILACLPLVYEKIADTFIIDSKTGVSGAGVKPTPLTHYPHCSDNVIPYNVTGHRHTPEIRQELSRLNPVRLSFTPHLVPVTRGILTTAHTFLLEDLKQDEIADIFRGFYDGEPFVRVVDGIPRLSAVRGSNFCHIGCFEVDDNQRAVIVSAIDNLVKGASGQAIQNMNIMFGFREAEGLDFPGMHP; encoded by the coding sequence ATGATAAGTGTGGGTATTATCGGAGCCAGTGGATACACTGGAGGTGAACTGCTGCGACTCCTCGAGAACCACAGGAAGGTGGAGGTGGTCTCAGCCACATCGAGGCAGTACAGTGGTGTTCCCGTATCGAGGGTGCATCCACACCTCCAGGACACTGACCTGAACTTTGAGGATGCCGGTCCCGGGGAAATCGATGCGGACCTTGTCTTCACAGCCACCCCCCACGGGGCCTCAATGAAGATCGTTCCCCAGCTCATGGAGAGGGGTATAAGGGTGGTGGACCTCAGCGGTGACTACCGCTTTGATGACACTGAAACCTATGAGGAATGGTACGGGATAAAACATGAAAGCCCCCTCGAGGCGGTTTATGGACTTCCTGAGATCCACAGGGAGGAGATATCCTCCGCAGATCTCGTTGCAAATCCTGGCTGCTTCCCGACAGGCGCTATACTTGCATGTCTCCCCCTGGTATATGAAAAAATCGCAGACACATTCATAATTGATTCAAAGACAGGAGTGAGTGGTGCGGGTGTTAAGCCAACGCCACTGACCCACTACCCCCACTGCAGTGATAATGTAATCCCCTACAATGTAACAGGCCACAGACACACACCTGAGATAAGACAGGAACTCTCAAGGCTGAATCCTGTGAGGCTCAGCTTCACACCCCACCTCGTCCCGGTGACAAGGGGCATCCTGACGACGGCCCACACCTTCCTCCTTGAGGACCTGAAGCAGGATGAAATCGCAGATATATTCAGGGGATTCTATGATGGTGAACCCTTTGTGAGGGTTGTTGATGGAATCCCACGACTCAGTGCCGTCAGGGGCTCCAACTTCTGCCACATAGGATGCTTCGAGGTTGACGACAATCAGCGGGCTGTTATAGTTTCTGCCATAGACAACCTCGTGAAGGGCGCATCCGGGCAGGCCATCCAGAATATGAACATAATGTTCGGGTTCAGGGAGGCTGAGGGTCTTGATTTCCCCGGGATGCACCCATAG